From Echeneis naucrates chromosome 7, fEcheNa1.1, whole genome shotgun sequence, one genomic window encodes:
- the olfml3a gene encoding olfactomedin-like protein 3B, with protein sequence MKPVLLLLVSTAWTFTGAQHYYQGLMDYLENRLLAIEDRMQFWHEQSHRYHTELQDFKKLTAETMAGLRSEHGTLSKDLEGAAAQVDRVEREMDYVEIQTSPRACANKADRVVEQEAWGQRESRGEEEDGWEELHSEVSDCVEIISGIRSVKILKRVGSPKGTWTRDPRSSKVYIFNGTSGDIIYQFNSVLDFSRSPGVTGSRQIRLPFDWRGAGSAVYNDYLYYIKQEDEIDLQVVKYDLLGGSVTDVAMFPVESRATVYSLNPETVADLAVDGEGLWLLYATSDSEPNINLAKMDPDTLDIEQIWDTGCPRENAEASFVVCGTVYVVYNTRLASRSRVQCVFDVNDVVISEEAPLLYFPRRYGAHASLKYNPEETQLYGWDDGYQIVYRLTMKRKLLV encoded by the exons ATGAAGCCGGTGTTACTCCTCCTTGTTTCCACAGCCTGGACTTTCACAGGAGCTCAGCATTACTACCAGGGCCTGATGGATTATCTGGAGAACAGGTTGTTGGCTATTGAG GACCGCATGCAGTTTTGGCACGAACAGTCCCATCGCTaccacacagagctgcaggactTCAAAAAGCTAACTGCCGAGACCATGGCCGGGCTGAGGAGCGAGCACGGCACGTTGTCCAAAGACCTGGAGGGGGCCGCGGCCCAGGTGGATCGGGTGGAACGCGAGATGGACTACGTGGAAATCCAGACTTCCCCCCGGGCCTGTGCGAATAAGGCAGACAGGGTGGTGGAGCAGGAGGCCTGGGGACAGcgggagagcagaggagaggaggaggatggctGGGAGGAGCTCCACTCTGAAGTCTCTG ACTGTGTGGAAATCATCTCTGGCATCAGATCAGTGAAAATCCTGAAGAGAGTGGGCAGTCCCAAGGGCACGTGGACCAGAGACCCCAGATCTTCCAAGGTGTACATCTTTAATGGGACATCAGGGGATATTATCTATCAGTTCAACTCTGTGCTTGACTTTTCCCGCTCTCCAGGAGTCACAGGCAGCAGACAGATCCGGCTGCCGTTTGATTGGAGAGGTGCTGGCAGCGCGGTCTATAACGACTATCTATATTACATAAAACAGGAGGACGAGATCGACTTGCAGGTCGTCAAATACGACCTGCTCGGCGGCTCGGTGACAGATGTCGCCATGTTCCCCGTGGAGAGCCGAGCTACGGTTTACAGCCTCAACCCAGAAACCGTTGCGGACCTCGCGGTGGATGGCGAGGGCCTGTGGCTGCTGTATGCCACCAGTGACAGCGAGCCAAACATCAACCTCGCAAAGATGGACCCAGACACACTCGATATAGAGCAAATCTGGGACACGGGGTGCCCAAGGGAGAACGCAGAGGCGTCTTTCGTGGTCTGCGGGACCGTCTATGTCGTGTACAACACCCGTCTGGCCAGCCGCTCCCGGGTTCAGTGCGTGTTCGACGTCAACGATGTGGTGATCAGCGAGGAAGCGCCGCTGCTGTACTTCCCCCGGAGGTACGGAGCCCACGCCAGTCTGAAATACAACCCAGAGGAGACACAGCTCTACGGCTGGGACGACGGCTACCAAATCGTTTACAGGCTGACCATGAAGAGGAAGCTCCTGGTTTGA